In Macadamia integrifolia cultivar HAES 741 chromosome 5, SCU_Mint_v3, whole genome shotgun sequence, a single window of DNA contains:
- the LOC122080233 gene encoding 70 kDa peptidyl-prolyl isomerase, whose protein sequence is LIHVSFSQAADYISEDFTFGDDEQKLVKTLRVSCWLNHAACCLKLNDFRGAIKLCSKVLDVEFHNVKSLYRRAQAYMETADLYLAELDIKKALEIDPENRDVKKVQKTLKQLQAESNKRDAKLYKNIFAHMRKDETVVAKVYSYALVFWFHFL, encoded by the exons ttaattcatgtTTCTTTCTCTCAGGCTGCAGATTATATTAGTGAGGATTTTACCTTTGGAGATGATGAACAGAAACTTGTAAAAACTTTAAGAGTATCTTGCTGGTTGAATCATGCTGCATGCTGCCTTAAACTAAATGATTTCCGGGGAGCGATAAAGTTATGTTCAAAG GTATTAGATGTTGAGTTCCACAATGTAAAGTCCTTGTACAGACGGGCACAAGCTTACATGGAAACAGCAGATCTGTATTTGGCAGAATTGGATATCAAGAAAGCCCTTGAGATTGATCCTGAGAACAG GGACGTCAAAAAAGTGCAGAAGACATTGAAGCAGCTTCAGGCTGAGAGCAACAAGAGAGATGCAAAGCTTTACAAAAACATTTTTGCACATATGAGGAAGGATGAAACTGTGGTAGCGAAGGTGTATTCTTATGCTCTTGTATTTTGGTTCCATTTCTTATGA